TCTTTAGCATCAAATAACATTCTTCCCCAGGTAGGGACATCAGGAGGGAAACCTAAGCCTAAAAAGCTAAGGGTAGACTCGGTGATAATCGCGTTACCAACTGCGAGAGTAGCAGCAACAATAATGATGCTGAGAACGTTAGGAAACAGGTGAACCCAAATTAACCTACTCGGTTTAGCACCGATCGCTTTGGCTGCGCTGACAAATTCCATCTCTCTTAGTTTTAAGAAATTACCTCTAACTAACCTTGCTACCGACATCCAATTTAAACCACCGATCAACAGCACAATTAAAATAAACACACCTAATTCTGCGCCTACGAGCTTTTTCATGGATTCACGAAACAAATAAACAATGAGCAGCAATAAAGGTAACTGAGGTAATGCTAAAAATAAGTCGGTAATTCGCATCAATGTCCCGTCAACAACACCGCCATAAAATCCAGCGATCGCCCCAATAATTGTCCCCAGAAATATTGTCACCAGCATCGAGGCCACGCCAACGGTTAAAGATACTCTTCCCCCTTGTAAAATCCGCGCTAATTGGTCTTGTCCCAAAGAGTCAGTTCCCAAAGGATGCGACCAGCTAGGAGGCGCAGCCGATGCTAAAAAGTCAATTGTGTCCACGGGAGTTGTATAAAGCCAAGGAGCAAAAACTACCGCCAAAGTAATAACTGCCATAATAATTAAGCCAAAAACAGCAGAGCGATCGCGCTTAAATTTTTGCCAACTATCTAGCCACAAATTGCTTTGAGCTTGCTTAACAGAATCCATATCCAAAATACCGCTCGATCATTAATCTTCTAAAATTTATCTTGAATATAGCTGTACACATCATTGTACATAAAAGCTGAAAACGCTTTTTTTTGTCCACCATGCAACTTTAATACTTAACTCTGGGATCGAGTGCTGCATAAACTAAATCCGCGATCAAGTTAAATAGCACGATGAGAATGGCGTAAATAAATGTGATTGCCATGACCACCGGGGTATCGCTGCGGTAGATCGACTCAATTAATAATGCGCCGATACCTGGTACGCGAAAAACCTGCTCTGTTACCAGCGCACCAGTAAAAACAGTGGGAATATCTAAAGCAATTAGGGTGACTACGGGAATTAGAGCATTACGCAAGAGATGATTTTTAATTACGGCAAATTTACTCAATCCTTTAGCTAAAGCTGTTGTAACGTATTCTTGTTTCAATTCATCTAAAAATGCCGAACGAATAAAGCGCATCAAAATCGCTGCATGATACAAAGCCAACACAGATATGGGCATAATCGATTGTTTAACTTGAGCGATCGCACTTTGCCAGTCTGTTACCTGTAGGGTGCTATTGAAGATAAAAGGAAACCAACGAAGCTGAACGCTAAAAATAATAATAAAG
This sequence is a window from Coleofasciculaceae cyanobacterium. Protein-coding genes within it:
- a CDS encoding ABC transporter permease, which translates into the protein MEHFFVKRLVAMIPTLVAISMIIFAILSLAPGDPLGEFASNPAITAEVRENIRKSLGLDRPAYIRYFKWLGSFIQGDMGYSFNSRSPVSQLLWQRLPTTLFIVGSAYILGLLIAFPLGIISAIKRYSTIDQIITTIAFLGFSIPPFFTGLLFIIIFSVQLRWFPFIFNSTLQVTDWQSAIAQVKQSIMPISVLALYHAAILMRFIRSAFLDELKQEYVTTALAKGLSKFAVIKNHLLRNALIPVVTLIALDIPTVFTGALVTEQVFRVPGIGALLIESIYRSDTPVVMAITFIYAILIVLFNLIADLVYAALDPRVKY
- a CDS encoding ABC transporter permease codes for the protein MDSVKQAQSNLWLDSWQKFKRDRSAVFGLIIMAVITLAVVFAPWLYTTPVDTIDFLASAAPPSWSHPLGTDSLGQDQLARILQGGRVSLTVGVASMLVTIFLGTIIGAIAGFYGGVVDGTLMRITDLFLALPQLPLLLLIVYLFRESMKKLVGAELGVFILIVLLIGGLNWMSVARLVRGNFLKLREMEFVSAAKAIGAKPSRLIWVHLFPNVLSIIIVAATLAVGNAIITESTLSFLGLGFPPDVPTWGRMLFDAKDYLESAPYMAIFPGMAIFLTVLSINYIGDGLRDAFDPKS